The Prunus persica cultivar Lovell chromosome G7, Prunus_persica_NCBIv2, whole genome shotgun sequence genome has a segment encoding these proteins:
- the LOC18769131 gene encoding ganglioside-induced differentiation-associated protein 2 has product MGSSSEDFSVVVLASDLGIDARPFLTNQEREVEEQENWYDCPQNLIADEDFSDLELLQFFRVQGHDKSGNRIFRIVGKYFPAPVVSGDRLKRYIFHKLCSELPEGPYCIVYMHSTVQKEDNSPGITILRWIYEDLPSYLKDRLQIVYFIHPGLRSRLVFATLGRFFLTGGLYWKIKYVSRLQYLWENIKKGEVEIPEFVKGHDDVLEHRPLTDYGIEPDPLHMIEVPSTAYSFGRYEERWASREYTS; this is encoded by the exons ATGGGTAGCTCGTCGGAGGACTTCTCGGTGGTGGTACTGGCATCGGATCTGGGTATAGATGCGAGGCCATTCTTGACGAACCAGGAAAGAGAGGTCGAAGAACAAGAGAATTGGTACGACTGCCCTCAGAACCTTATTGCCGACGAGGACTTCTCCGATCTCGAGCTCTTGCAGTTCTTTCGTGTTCAGGGCCATGACAAGTCTGGAAATCGTATTTTTCGCATAGTGGGAAAATACTTTCCCG CTCCAGTTGTTAGTGGAGATAGGCTGAAGAGGTATATATTCCACAAATTATGCAGTGAGCTTCCAGAAGGGCCATACTGCATTGTTTACATGCATAGTACTGTGCAAAAGGAGGATAACTCCCCTGGCATAACTATCTTAAGGTGGATTTATGAAGACCTTCCTTCATATTTGAAGGACAGGCTTCAGATTGTGTACTTCATTCACCCTGGGCTCCGATCAAGACTTGTCTTTGCCACTCTTGGCCGATTCTTCTTAACTGGAGG CCTATATTGGAAAATCAAGTATGTAAGCCGCCTGCAGTACCTTTGGGAGAATATAAAGAAGGGAGAGGTGGAGATTCCTGAATTCGTAAAAGGTCACGATGATGTTCTCGAGCATAGACCGCTAACAGATTATGGCATTGAACCGGACCCTCTTCACATGATTGAGGTTCCGTCAACAGCCTACTCATTTGGACGGTATGAGGAGAGATGGGCATCAAGGGAATATACGTCTTAA
- the LOC18769548 gene encoding L-galactono-1,4-lactone dehydrogenase, mitochondrial, whose product MLRALTLRRSLQSLHHHHHLKTHISTAIPQNPLNPLGPARACSSLSSPSASSSASELRKYLGYTALVLFSAAATYYSFPFPENAKHKKAQIFRYAPLPEELHTVSNWSGTHEVQTRVFHQPETLEELEKVVKDAHEKKTRIRPVGSGLSPNGIGLSRAGMVNLALMDKVLEVDKEKKRVRVQAGIRVQELVDGIKEHGLTLQNFASIREQQIGGILQVGAHGTGAKLPPMDEQVISMKLVTPAKGTIEISKEKDPELFYLARCGLGGLGVVAEVTIQCVERQELVEHTSVSNMEEIKKNHKKLLSENKHVKYLYIPYSDTVVVVTCNPVSKWKGPPKFKPKYSSDEAIQHVRDLYKECLQKCSVVPVKNDVDINELSFTELRDKLLALDPLDKDHVVKVNQAEAEFWRKSEGYRVGWSDEILGFDCGGQQWVSETCFPVGTLSKPSLKDLEYIEDVKQLIEKNEVPAPAPIEQRWTACTKSPMSPASSTKDDDIFSWVGIIMYLPTTDARQRKEITEEFFHYRRLTQVQLWDKYSAYEHWAKIEVPKDKEELASLQARLRKRFPVDAYNKARKELDPSRILSNNKLEKLFPLSDTI is encoded by the exons ATGCTCAGAGCTCTCACTCTCAGACGCTCACTCCAGtccctccaccaccaccaccacctcaaGACACACATTTCCACCGCCATCCCCCAAAACCCACTGAACCCATTAGGCCCAGCACGCGCATGTTCCAGTCTTTCATCGCCATCAGCATCTTCATCAGCCTCTGAGCTCCGCAAGTACTTGGGCTACACAGCCCTCGTCTTGTTCTCCGCTGCAGCCACCTACTACTCCTTCCCTTTCCCTGAAAACGCCAAGCACAAAAAAGCCCAGATTTTCCGCTATGCTCCTCTGCCCGAGGAGCTACACACAGTCTCCAACTGGAGCGGGACCCATGAGGTCCAGACCCGGGTTTTCCACCAGCCTGAGACCCTTGAGGAGCTGGAAAAGGTTGTCAAGGATGCCCATGAGAAGAAAACCCGGATTCGGCCTGTCGGGTCCGGGTTGTCCCCGAATGGGATTGGATTGTCCAGGGCTGGAATGGTCAATTTGGCGCTGATGGATAAGGTTTTGGAGGTGGataaggagaagaagagggtGAGAGTGCAAGCTGGGATAAGGGTGCAGGAATTGGTGGATGGGATCAAGGAACATGGCCTTACTCTGCAGAACTTTGCCTCCATTAGGGAGCAGCAGATTGGTGGCATTTTGCag GTTGGTGCACATGGTACTGGTGCAAAATTGCCTCCGATGGATGAACAGGTGATCAGTATGAAGCTGGTCACTCCTGCTAAGGGAACAATAGAAATCTCTAAAGAGAAAGATCCAGAGCTGTTTTATTTAGCCCGGTGTGGCCTTGGTGGCCTTGGAGTGGTTGCTGAAGTCACCATCCAGTGCGTTGAGAGACAGGAGCTTGTAGAGCACACTTCTGTTTCAAACATGGAAGAGATCAAGaaaaatcataa GAAATTACTATCTGAGAATAAACATGTGAAGTACCTTTATATTCCATATAGCGACACTGTTGTGGTTGTGACATGTAACCCTGTATCAAAATGGAAAGGTCCCCCAAAGTTCAAACCCAAATATAGCAGCGATGAAGCCATACAGCATGTTCGAGATCTCTACAAGGAATGCCTCCAGAAGTGCAG TGTAGTTCCAGTTAAGAATGACGTGGACATAAATGAGCTGTCATTTACAGAGTTGAGAGATAAACTGCTTGCCCTAGATCCCCTCGACAAAGATCATGTTGTAAAAGTTAATCAAGCTGAGGCTGAATTCTGGAGGAAGTCAGAGGGATACAGAGTGGGATGGAGTGATGAAATTCTGGGCTTTGATTGTGGTGGTCAACAGTGGGTTTCAGAAACTTGTTTTCCAGTTGGAACCCTTTCCAAACCGAGCTTGAAAGACCTTGAATACATAGAAGATGTAAAGCAGCTCATAGAGAAGAACGAGGTACCAGCACCTGCTCCAATAGAGCAGCGCTGGACAGCATGCACTAAGAGCCCCATGAGTCCAGCTTCAAGTACAAAAGACGATGATATATTTTCGTGG GTTGGTATAATCATGTACCTTCCTACAACGGATGCCCGCCAAAGAAAGGAAATTACAGAAGAGTTTTTCCACTACAGGCGTCTGACCCAAGTACAGTTGTGGGATAAGTATTCCGCTTATGAACACTGGGCAAAGATTGAG GTTCCAAAGGACAAAGAAGAGCTTGCCTCTCTCCAGGCCAGGCTAAGAAAGCGTTTTCCAGTTGATGCATACAATAAAGCACGAAAGGAGTTGGACCCGAGCAGGATCCTTTCAAATAACAAGCTGGAAAAGCTGTTCCCATTATCAGATACCATTTGA